The Nitrospinaceae bacterium genomic interval TGTGCCAAACGGATGGCTCTGGGTGTTCTCGATCATGGCGGCAACAAGGCTCATCAGCGTCGCCGCCATCTGGCGGGTGCGGGCCTAGTCTTTCAAGCTCTTCAAAATTTCGAGGCGAATAAGAGCCTCCTCGCCGCCCCACTTTCCAATCAAATAGGTAAGAACGAGCCTGAGCCACTCGGTGCGGGCCATCACATCGGGCTGCAGATAACTTGAGGCGCCAAAGCGCCACGCCCCCTCCTCATCCCGTACAAATAGGTCGGCCCGAATGTCGGGCTGGCATGCAAGGCGAATCGCCGCAAGAGCCTCCCGGCCATCAGACAGATCGTAGCGAAATTTCACATCCTCGCCCCCGAAGCGAACCACGAGCGATATGGCCTCGCCCGCCTCCTGAAGAGGCGCCGCCAGCTCGATTGAGACCGCCTCGGTTGAGGCCCCGGCATCCACTCCGAAGAGAAGATAGGTATCGCCGCCCACCGTAAGACGACCCGATGACGCGTTGCCCCGTCTCCCATCATCAAGCGCTTTTTTTAGCCAATCGGGCAATCGCTCGCGCCCGGCGTAGGCTGTCGGTGTCTCGCCCTCATCGAGCAGCCGAAGTTTCTCGCACCACTCCGATAGAGAGGCAATAAGTGGATGCACTGGATGGAAAACCTCGGCCTCCCAAGGGGTAATGCCTGCCATGCCATTGACGAGACTTGTCTGTATTGCGGCAAGGGCATTCTCCCTGGCTCGGCTCGCATCTTCGCTCCCCTGCCCCGAGGTGGCTTGTAGCGCTTCCACTGCGGCCAGCCGCGCGGCCAGCACCTCAAGATGGGGATGCCCCTGCGCGCCGGAAAATAGATTAAGCGCCTCCCCCATCTCCTCGCCCAGCCCATTGTCGGCCAGCCAACCTTCGGGCTCGAATTCGAGCGCTCCGAACCCAAGCTGTGGATCCGAAAGACGCCGCCAGAGCCCCCGTGCACCCGCAAACGCAGCCGCCGTTGCCTCCTCGCCATGAATGTCCCAAACGCTGTCGAGCTCATCTCGCAAAGAGTCTTCACTCTCCCCCCGATCAAGGGCGGCGGCGAGGCGGCGGAGCAAGAGGCTGAAAAATGCCGACTGCGCCTGGGCAAGCGATGAGAGCTTGCCAGGTGTCGAGGTGGACGATGTTAAAACAAGGTAGAGAAGACCAGGGGCGGGTTTCGTTCCCTGCGCTCCGAACAGGGGGCCCAGCCGCTCGGCTCGCTGCTGAACGGTGCTAAGCGGCTCCCCGCCCAGTAGGCGAAGATGGATGAACGAGAGCGCAAGCACCTGCTCGGGCAGGGTGGGCTCTGCTGATAGGGGAAAGAAAAGTTCTGTGAATTGGGTGAGTGCTTCCTCGCCAGCTCGACCGAAATTACGATCCAGATAGACCTGGCAGCGCGCGTCCCACCACTCGGCAAAGGCGGCCTGGAGACCTTGGCCGCTCACGAGCGCCCAGATTCTTCGCCCGGATTGCCCGGATCGCTTTGCCCTTGGGGCGAATCGTCACTGGCGGGAATGAGCCCCGCTGCGCGGAGCCTTGCCTCGCCCTTCGTCTGAAAAAATCGGCCCGCCCCGAAGAGCGCGCCAGCCAGCAGGACGATCTGAAACTGGGCTGCCATGCCGCCCAACACAGGGATCGAGCCGGCGAAAAAAAGCGCGAAGGCGACATCGAGCAGAGCGAGTCCCTGAAGAATGCGTCCGAGCCGATAGAGTGCCATCAGCCCAGCAGGCTCACCGCCGCCCGAAGGCGCTCGATGCCCTCTTTGACGTTCTCTAGCGAAGTCGCATAGGAGAAGCGGATATACCTATCATCACCAAATCCGACACCGGGAACAGCAGCACACTGGGCATGTTCAAGAAAATAGACCCCTACGTCCATCGAATCTGTGATCTCCCCATTCGGCCCCTGCCGCCCGAAAAGATTGCTGATGCGCGGGAAGACGTAGAACGCCCCCTTGGGCATGACGCAAGACAAGCCGTCGATGGAATTCATCCCCTCGACGATCGCCTGGCGGCGCTTGTCGTACTCGGCCCGCCACCCGTCGAGAAAATCATGCGGCCCCTGGAGGGCGGCGATGCCGCCGTATTGGGCAAACGTGGTGACGTTGCTCGTGCTTTGGCCCTGGAGGGTGTCCATCGCCTTGACAATCTCTCTGGGGGCGCAGGTGTAGCCCATCCGCCAGCCGGTCATGGCGTAGGTTTTCGAGAAGCCATCGAGGAGCAGCGTGCGCGCCTTCATCTCGGGCGAGAGGCTGGCAATTGAGACATGCTCCTCACCGTCATAGAGAAGCTTTCCATAAATTTCATCGGTGAGAACCATCGCGCTCGGGTGCGCCAGCACCTCGGCGGCGATGCCCTCGATTTCGGCACGAGTGTAAACACAGCCTGAGGGGTTGCACGGGCTGTTAATGACGACAAGCTTCGTTCGAGGGCTCATGGCGGCGGCAAGCTCCTCGCGGGTCATCTTGAAGTTGTTCTCCTCGCTCGTCTCAACGCGAACAACCCTCGCCCCGGCAAGCGTCGCCACGGGTTCGTATGCCACCCAAATCGGCGCCGGTATCACGATTTCATCACCTTCTTCAAGCAACACATGGAGCGCGTTGAAAACCGACTGCTTGCCGCCCACCGTGCAGATGATTTCATCCGGCGTGTACGTGACCCCCTTGTGCTCGGCCACCCAATCGCAGATTGCCTGGCGGAGCGCGGGGATGCCGCTCACCGCCGTATATTTCGTCTGCCCATCGCGAAGGGCCTTGATGGCGCCCTCTTTTATATGATCGGGGGTGTCGAAATCAGGCTCCCCTGCTGCGAACGAGATGACATCAACACCCTGCGCCTTTAATTCGGCTGCTTTGGTGTTCATGGCGAGGGTGGGGATTGGAGGCAACTTACCCATACGTGATGCGAGCTTCATGACTGGACTCCCGGTACTATGATGATTTATTAAAGCGGCGACCAAGCGCCTCGGCCACCTTCGCGGGGACGAACTGGCTTATGTCGCCGCCGAATGAGGCAACTTCCTTAACGAGGCTTGAACTCAAGAAACTGTACTGCTCGCTCGGCGTCAAAAATACCGTCTCGATATTCTTGTCGAGTTGGCGATTCATAAGGGTCATCTGGAATTCATACTCAAAATCGCTCACCGCCCGGATACCCCGCACGATGACGTTCACCCCGAGGTCTGCAGCGAATTCAACCAAAAGACGCTTCTCGAAGCTGACGATCTCCAGATTTTCAACCCCCTCAAGCGCGTCCATGAAGAACTGTTTTCTCTCCTCGAAGGAGAACAACGTGGTCTTCTCAGGGTTCAGTGTGACGGCAACATACACCTTGTCGAAAATATGTAGACTTCGGCGGATTACGTCGAGATGTCCCATCGTCGGGGGATCAAAGGTTCCAGGATATATCGCCAGACGATCCATGAAATCAATGCCTTTCGGGTGCATGAAGAAAAAAAATAACGGCCCGCTTATCTTAAATCCGGATGCTTAAACTAGTCTTTTCCCAAGCGGTGTGTCAACTTAAAGCTGCGAGGCACCTTATTATACGGCATTTTTAGTGGCGGTGGGGATCGCCGCCAGACGAGAGAGGACAACCGCTGCCTTGGACCTATTTCCCCTCGGCCTGATATTCATCGCCGCCTTTTTACACGCTTTTTGGAATTTTGCCGCCAAGGGCGCGGACGAGCCAAGGGCGATGCTCCAAATATCGCTCTGGGCCTCGCTCATCATATTCGCCCCGGTTTTTATCTGGCGCTTTGAGCTGGCAGCGATTCCCCCCGGCGCATGGAAATTTATCCTCACCACTGGCACTCTCCATTCTTTTTATTTCTACGCTCTTGGCCGCGCCTATCAAGAGGGCGAGCTTTCGAGAATCTATCCGCTGGCGCGGGGCTCGGCCCCGGTCCTGGCGGCGATGTTGGCGGTCCTCTTTTTAGGCGAGCGAATCTCGCTCACCGGCGGCGCGGCGATTCTGCTCATCGTGGCGGGGGTGTTCACTTCTCATATTGGCCCCGGGACCGCCGGGATGCGCGGCATCCTCGGATTGTTCAAGGAGCCGGGAAGCCGATGGGCGCTCGCCACAGGGCTCGTGACCTCGATCTACTCGGTCGTGGACAAGGCGGGTGTCACGCTTGCCCCGCCAGAGATTTATATCTACCTCATGTTCACACTAACGGCGCTTTTGAATCTCTCGCTTCAACTTACAAAAGAGCGAGTGAACCTCAAAACCCTGCACCTTGGCGATCCGAAAACGCTTCTGCGCGCCGCCACTGGTGGTTTTTGCATGATGGGGGCCTACGGGCTCGTATTATTTGCGATGCGAATGAGCCAGGTGAGCTACGTTGTTGCGG includes:
- a CDS encoding pyridoxal phosphate-dependent aminotransferase, whose product is MKLASRMGKLPPIPTLAMNTKAAELKAQGVDVISFAAGEPDFDTPDHIKEGAIKALRDGQTKYTAVSGIPALRQAICDWVAEHKGVTYTPDEIICTVGGKQSVFNALHVLLEEGDEIVIPAPIWVAYEPVATLAGARVVRVETSEENNFKMTREELAAAMSPRTKLVVINSPCNPSGCVYTRAEIEGIAAEVLAHPSAMVLTDEIYGKLLYDGEEHVSIASLSPEMKARTLLLDGFSKTYAMTGWRMGYTCAPREIVKAMDTLQGQSTSNVTTFAQYGGIAALQGPHDFLDGWRAEYDKRRQAIVEGMNSIDGLSCVMPKGAFYVFPRISNLFGRQGPNGEITDSMDVGVYFLEHAQCAAVPGVGFGDDRYIRFSYATSLENVKEGIERLRAAVSLLG
- the coaD gene encoding pantetheine-phosphate adenylyltransferase, with protein sequence MDRLAIYPGTFDPPTMGHLDVIRRSLHIFDKVYVAVTLNPEKTTLFSFEERKQFFMDALEGVENLEIVSFEKRLLVEFAADLGVNVIVRGIRAVSDFEYEFQMTLMNRQLDKNIETVFLTPSEQYSFLSSSLVKEVASFGGDISQFVPAKVAEALGRRFNKSS
- a CDS encoding EamA family transporter, coding for MDLFPLGLIFIAAFLHAFWNFAAKGADEPRAMLQISLWASLIIFAPVFIWRFELAAIPPGAWKFILTTGTLHSFYFYALGRAYQEGELSRIYPLARGSAPVLAAMLAVLFLGERISLTGGAAILLIVAGVFTSHIGPGTAGMRGILGLFKEPGSRWALATGLVTSIYSVVDKAGVTLAPPEIYIYLMFTLTALLNLSLQLTKERVNLKTLHLGDPKTLLRAATGGFCMMGAYGLVLFAMRMSQVSYVVAAREVSVLIGAALGVFILKEGGKRQKMIGAGLVAAGLVIFALVE